The Terriglobus tenax genome contains a region encoding:
- the aroB gene encoding 3-dehydroquinate synthase has protein sequence MPVIPVNTPTANYNVVIGRGLLPTLSRRILKLTGSPATRLFVVTTPEIWTKWKRKFLASFPKDAQPVVLLHPSGESHKRFAAVESLLEQLAENKADRDSVLVAFGGGVIGDITGFLAAIYMRGIRFIQVPTTLLAQVDSSVGGKTGVNLRAGKNLVGSFHQPLGVFVDIDVLKTLPANELRAGLQESVKAGVIRMPRLFRFMESDAKAILKGDPKALEKVVTSSVKMKAEVVGIDERENGLRMILNFGHTIGHAIEAATKYKQLLHGEAIAWGMIAATLIAVERGLLAEADATRIVNTVLAYGPVPKFRAPAEQIVALTGSDKKNRSGERRFILPSAIGKVEIVTDVTEAEMLHATRQTLKLMQERGA, from the coding sequence GTGCCTGTTATCCCGGTAAATACGCCCACCGCGAATTACAACGTCGTCATCGGCCGCGGTCTTCTTCCTACGCTCTCCCGCCGCATCCTCAAACTCACCGGCTCGCCCGCGACACGCCTGTTCGTTGTCACTACGCCGGAAATCTGGACGAAGTGGAAGCGCAAGTTCCTCGCGTCCTTCCCAAAGGACGCGCAGCCCGTCGTTCTGCTGCATCCCTCCGGGGAGTCGCACAAGCGCTTTGCCGCTGTCGAATCGCTGCTGGAACAGCTTGCCGAGAACAAGGCCGACCGCGACTCCGTACTTGTCGCCTTCGGCGGCGGCGTCATTGGAGACATCACCGGCTTCCTCGCCGCCATCTACATGCGCGGTATCCGCTTTATCCAGGTGCCTACGACGCTGCTGGCGCAGGTTGACTCCTCCGTCGGCGGCAAGACCGGCGTGAACCTGCGTGCAGGTAAAAATCTTGTCGGCAGCTTTCACCAGCCGCTCGGCGTCTTCGTCGATATCGACGTGCTGAAGACCCTGCCCGCTAATGAGCTTCGCGCGGGCCTGCAGGAGTCGGTCAAGGCAGGCGTCATCCGCATGCCGCGTCTCTTCCGCTTCATGGAGAGCGACGCGAAGGCCATCCTGAAGGGCGATCCCAAGGCGCTGGAGAAGGTCGTCACCTCCTCCGTCAAGATGAAGGCCGAGGTCGTCGGCATCGACGAGCGCGAGAACGGCCTGCGCATGATCCTGAACTTTGGCCACACCATCGGCCATGCCATTGAAGCGGCAACAAAGTACAAGCAGCTTCTGCATGGCGAGGCCATCGCCTGGGGCATGATCGCCGCCACCCTGATCGCCGTGGAACGCGGCCTGCTTGCTGAAGCCGACGCCACGCGCATCGTGAACACCGTACTCGCTTACGGCCCGGTACCGAAGTTCCGCGCACCTGCTGAACAGATCGTCGCGCTTACGGGCTCGGACAAGAAGAACCGCTCCGGCGAGCGCCGCTTTATTCTGCCCTCCGCTATCGGCAAGGTGGAGATTGTGACCGATGTGACCGAAGCCGAGATGCTGCACGCAACCAGGCAGACTCTGAAGCTGATGCAGGAGCGCGGAGCATGA
- the nadB gene encoding L-aspartate oxidase codes for MVSRPEAYPVTVSAADRFDFVVVGAGIAGLRAAMTLSQAGRVLVVTKEKMVESNTAYAQGGIAVAMGGAEDVAEHLDDTLMAGDGLVNREAAQVLVEQGPARVDELLAWGTEFDREQGELMRTREGAHSRSRILHAHGDATGWEIARSLLRMVLANPKITVREFVTTMELLQDETGRVCGVVLEDAAGAVKAEPACAVLLAAGGAGQVYSDTTNPAVATGDGIAMAWRAGAAISDMEFYQFHPTAFSRPGAPRFLMSEALRGEGAYLLNAAGERFMPRYHALAELAPRDVVARAITREGMEGEVYLDMRHVTKDLKARFPGISAFLANQGLELNRDLIPVRPAAHYLMGGVRTDTHGRTSLQGLYAAGECACTGVHGANRLASNSLLEGLVFGALAAEAMVEECAGDSSHPFLRDGWGTQSGGSVEDVEGWINHLRALMWEKAGLLRDAVRLGEAKAELAAMLLPQGNARRSAEARSLHAVATMIVLSALAREESRGAHFRNDFPQRDDVHFQKHSVLQGEDISFV; via the coding sequence ATGGTATCGCGACCGGAAGCGTACCCTGTTACGGTGAGTGCCGCGGATCGTTTTGATTTTGTCGTTGTAGGTGCAGGAATCGCTGGTCTTCGAGCCGCCATGACGCTGTCGCAGGCTGGGCGCGTGCTGGTAGTGACCAAGGAAAAGATGGTGGAGTCCAATACTGCCTATGCGCAGGGCGGCATTGCCGTGGCCATGGGTGGTGCCGAAGATGTGGCCGAGCACCTGGACGACACGCTGATGGCCGGCGATGGCCTGGTGAATCGCGAGGCCGCGCAGGTACTGGTGGAGCAGGGGCCGGCACGTGTGGACGAGCTGCTGGCCTGGGGCACGGAGTTTGACCGCGAGCAGGGCGAGTTGATGCGCACCCGTGAAGGAGCGCACTCGCGCTCACGCATTCTGCATGCGCATGGCGATGCAACAGGCTGGGAGATCGCTCGCTCGCTACTGCGTATGGTGCTGGCCAATCCCAAGATCACGGTACGCGAGTTTGTGACGACCATGGAGCTGTTGCAGGATGAGACGGGCCGCGTCTGCGGTGTCGTACTGGAGGATGCTGCCGGTGCGGTGAAGGCAGAGCCGGCATGTGCTGTCCTGCTGGCTGCCGGAGGCGCGGGGCAGGTCTACAGCGATACGACCAACCCTGCGGTGGCCACGGGCGATGGCATTGCCATGGCATGGCGCGCCGGTGCGGCGATCAGCGACATGGAGTTCTACCAGTTCCATCCCACAGCGTTTTCGCGGCCGGGAGCTCCGCGCTTCCTGATGTCGGAGGCGCTGCGTGGTGAGGGTGCGTACCTGCTGAATGCCGCAGGCGAGCGCTTTATGCCGCGCTATCACGCACTGGCGGAGCTTGCTCCGCGCGATGTGGTTGCGCGCGCCATCACGCGCGAAGGCATGGAGGGCGAGGTGTATCTCGACATGCGCCATGTGACGAAGGACCTGAAGGCTCGCTTCCCTGGCATCTCCGCATTTCTGGCGAACCAGGGGCTTGAGTTGAACCGTGACCTGATTCCGGTGCGCCCTGCCGCACATTACCTGATGGGTGGTGTGCGTACCGATACGCATGGGCGGACATCGCTGCAGGGCTTGTATGCCGCAGGCGAGTGTGCCTGCACAGGCGTGCATGGAGCGAATCGTCTGGCGAGCAATTCGCTGCTGGAGGGTCTGGTTTTTGGCGCGCTGGCGGCGGAGGCGATGGTGGAGGAGTGCGCTGGTGATTCATCCCACCCATTCCTTCGTGATGGATGGGGCACCCAGAGCGGTGGTTCAGTAGAGGATGTCGAAGGCTGGATCAACCATCTGCGGGCGCTGATGTGGGAGAAGGCCGGTCTGCTGCGCGATGCGGTGCGACTTGGTGAGGCGAAGGCTGAGCTGGCGGCGATGCTGCTGCCGCAGGGCAACGCTCGCCGTTCTGCGGAGGCGCGCAGTCTGCATGCCGTGGCGACGATGATCGTGCTCTCGGCGCTGGCGCGCGAGGAGAGCCGAGGAGCACATTTTCGCAACGACTTTCCGCAGCGGGACGATGTGCATTTTCAGAAGCACTCGGTGCTGCAGGGTGAGGATATTTCGTTCGTATAA
- a CDS encoding TerC/Alx family metal homeostasis membrane protein gives MHDIPLYDWIGFHVFLLLLFVAEFFILRRKQTPARAVAATFMWVAAALAFAGYIWFTLGTPYDVEFVSGYAIEEALSVDNLFVFLILFREFKIEGAQQRRVLFWGILGAVVMRAGFISLGIELLERFEWVTYIFGAFLLIAAVRLLFPEKEKKPGKPAWTRWVERIFPVSHDETHFFTREEGKLHLTMMSLALIAIAFTDFVFALDSIPAVLSLTRHPFIAYSSNVMAVMGLRSLYFLLAHLLAKLAYLHYGLAAVLGFAAFKMLAVKWVEISAGVSLGVIIGLLGVTVVLSLVLPKKTAHA, from the coding sequence ATGCACGACATCCCTCTTTACGACTGGATCGGTTTTCACGTCTTTCTGCTTCTGCTCTTCGTCGCCGAGTTCTTCATCCTGCGCCGGAAGCAAACGCCTGCGCGCGCCGTTGCAGCCACCTTCATGTGGGTGGCCGCGGCGCTGGCCTTCGCCGGCTACATCTGGTTCACGCTGGGCACACCCTATGACGTTGAATTCGTCTCCGGCTACGCCATTGAAGAGGCGCTCTCGGTCGACAACCTCTTCGTCTTTCTGATCCTCTTCCGCGAGTTCAAGATCGAAGGCGCACAGCAGCGCCGCGTGCTCTTCTGGGGCATTCTGGGCGCTGTGGTCATGCGCGCCGGCTTCATCAGCCTTGGCATTGAGCTGCTGGAACGCTTCGAGTGGGTAACCTACATCTTCGGAGCCTTCCTGCTGATCGCCGCCGTGCGCCTGCTGTTCCCGGAGAAGGAAAAGAAGCCCGGCAAACCGGCATGGACCAGGTGGGTCGAACGCATCTTTCCGGTCTCGCATGACGAGACGCACTTCTTCACCCGCGAAGAGGGCAAGCTGCACCTGACCATGATGTCGCTGGCGCTGATCGCCATTGCGTTTACGGACTTCGTCTTCGCCCTGGACTCGATCCCTGCCGTACTCTCACTGACGCGGCATCCGTTCATCGCGTACAGCTCCAACGTGATGGCGGTGATGGGCCTGCGCTCGCTCTACTTCCTTCTGGCGCACCTGCTGGCAAAGCTGGCCTACCTGCACTATGGCCTGGCCGCGGTGCTGGGCTTTGCGGCCTTCAAGATGCTGGCCGTGAAGTGGGTAGAGATCTCCGCCGGTGTCTCGCTGGGAGTCATCATCGGCCTTCTGGGAGTTACGGTCGTGTTGTCGCTGGTGCTGCCCAAGAAGACGGCGCACGCGTAG
- a CDS encoding M28 family peptidase — protein sequence MDLTRQYVNASGPRWLGSPGHAKAEAFIKKFFAPEIAKGQFEEDAFTASTPAGYLPGKNFIVKYPGKKDGIIVLASHYETNYPLRNINFVGANDGGATSALLMEMANYLRAHAPEGYSVWLLFDDAEEAVGDHWDTQRDALYGTKHIAAKWAANGTLPKIKAFLLADMCADKDLNINKESNSTPWLQEMLKQAAKNTGHSAYIYKQESAVEDDHLPFKQRGVPVLDIIDINYGPSSFSHPDGYHHTADDTLDKISAASLQISGDLFVEMIKLINASH from the coding sequence ATGGACCTGACCCGGCAGTATGTGAATGCCAGCGGCCCCCGCTGGCTCGGCTCGCCCGGACACGCCAAGGCTGAGGCCTTTATCAAGAAGTTCTTCGCTCCGGAGATCGCCAAGGGACAGTTCGAAGAGGACGCCTTCACCGCCAGCACACCGGCGGGGTATCTTCCGGGGAAGAACTTCATCGTGAAATACCCCGGCAAGAAGGACGGCATCATCGTCCTGGCCAGCCACTACGAGACCAATTACCCGCTGCGCAACATCAACTTCGTAGGCGCCAACGACGGCGGCGCCACCAGCGCCCTGCTGATGGAGATGGCCAACTACCTGCGCGCACATGCACCAGAGGGCTACTCCGTGTGGCTGCTGTTCGATGACGCGGAAGAGGCCGTCGGCGACCACTGGGACACGCAGCGCGACGCTCTCTACGGCACCAAGCACATTGCCGCCAAATGGGCTGCCAACGGCACGCTGCCAAAGATCAAGGCCTTCCTTCTGGCCGATATGTGCGCCGACAAGGACCTGAATATCAACAAGGAGTCGAACTCGACGCCCTGGCTGCAGGAGATGCTGAAGCAGGCGGCGAAGAATACCGGCCACTCCGCCTACATCTACAAGCAGGAGTCGGCGGTCGAAGACGACCACCTGCCCTTCAAGCAGCGCGGCGTTCCGGTGCTGGACATTATTGACATCAACTACGGGCCGTCCAGCTTCTCGCACCCGGACGGCTACCACCACACCGCCGACGACACGCTGGATAAGATCTCCGCGGCCAGCCTGCAGATTTCGGGCGATCTTTTTGTTGAGATGATCAAGCTGATCAACGCATCGCACTAG
- the tatC gene encoding twin-arginine translocase subunit TatC, which yields MADVIERAREAVSERADLPGMSLMDHLDELRKRLIRAVIFLVLGMAIAYAFHDKLYGLVQKPLTDLHLQLNFTHPTDGLNLSLKTALYGGAILASPFILYQVWLFIAPGLYQNEKKYVWPFMAATVGLFLLGAWFGYRWVLPEGLKVLIFGFGKNLNPIITIEDYTSFFLAVILGLGACFELPIVIFFLALFGIVDAKFLWKNVRYAIMIIFVIAAVICPTPDPFGMVLFASPMLALYFVSILVAYMVHPKRREAKSKAA from the coding sequence ATGGCTGACGTGATTGAACGCGCCCGTGAGGCTGTGTCAGAACGGGCCGACCTGCCCGGCATGAGCCTGATGGACCACCTGGACGAGCTGCGCAAGCGGCTGATCCGGGCGGTCATTTTTCTGGTCCTCGGCATGGCCATCGCCTATGCCTTCCACGACAAGCTCTATGGCCTGGTGCAGAAGCCGCTGACCGACCTTCACCTGCAACTGAACTTTACGCACCCGACCGACGGCCTGAACCTGTCGCTGAAGACGGCGCTGTACGGCGGCGCGATCCTGGCTTCGCCGTTCATTCTGTACCAGGTGTGGCTGTTCATCGCTCCGGGCCTGTACCAAAACGAAAAGAAGTATGTGTGGCCCTTCATGGCGGCCACCGTCGGCCTGTTCCTGCTGGGCGCGTGGTTCGGCTACCGCTGGGTGCTGCCCGAGGGATTGAAGGTCCTGATCTTCGGCTTCGGCAAGAACCTGAACCCGATCATCACCATTGAGGACTACACCAGTTTCTTCCTGGCGGTGATTCTGGGGCTGGGCGCGTGCTTTGAGCTGCCTATCGTCATCTTCTTCCTGGCGCTGTTCGGCATCGTCGATGCAAAGTTCCTGTGGAAGAACGTGCGCTACGCCATCATGATCATCTTCGTGATTGCGGCCGTCATCTGCCCCACGCCCGATCCGTTCGGCATGGTCCTGTTCGCCTCGCCCATGCTGGCGCTGTACTTTGTGTCGATCCTGGTGGCCTATATGGTTCATCCAAAACGCCGCGAAGCGAAGTCTAAGGCTGCATGA
- a CDS encoding twin-arginine translocase TatA/TatE family subunit: MPSFADSVFLFFLALLLFGPKKLPELARQLGKLMAEFRRASNEFKYQMEEELRLTEQAEERKKLAEQARTEDPEAVKPIASEGELKIMPPSTGLPTPVGGEAVADTTGAEAVNTLVDSVPAETAAAAEPEFHIPSELDQHMDPAHSHTTQENHG; the protein is encoded by the coding sequence ATGCCCAGCTTTGCCGACAGCGTGTTCCTTTTCTTTCTGGCCCTGCTCCTTTTCGGGCCCAAGAAGCTGCCGGAGCTTGCCCGTCAGTTAGGAAAGCTGATGGCCGAGTTCCGCCGTGCCTCCAACGAGTTCAAGTACCAGATGGAAGAGGAGTTACGCCTCACCGAGCAGGCCGAGGAGCGGAAAAAGCTCGCCGAGCAGGCCAGGACGGAAGACCCCGAGGCCGTGAAACCTATCGCCAGTGAAGGCGAGTTGAAGATCATGCCTCCCTCCACCGGCCTGCCCACCCCCGTGGGCGGCGAGGCAGTCGCGGATACCACCGGTGCCGAGGCCGTGAACACGCTGGTGGACTCTGTGCCGGCCGAAACGGCCGCAGCCGCGGAGCCCGAGTTCCATATTCCTTCCGAGCTGGACCAGCACATGGATCCGGCCCATTCGCACACCACGCAGGAGAACCATGGCTGA
- the nadA gene encoding quinolinate synthase NadA → MSVVEDVLEPAQAEACSLDNYLSQPDHTMDARIATARQKLGKSTVILGHHYQRDEVIRFADFTGDSYKLSKIAAETDARYLIFCGVHFMAESADVLGKGHQQVILPDLNAGCSMADMAEIGQVEDCWEQLERAGIAGEVMPLTYMNSSAAIKAFCGERDGLVCTSSNAPGAFNWAFARKEKILFLPDQHLGRNTAFAMGIGLDEMVVWDPWVIGGGVSPAKLKAAKVILWKGHCSVHQRFLPSHVDNVRAAYPGIQVVVHPECRWEVCQKADATGSTEKLIELIERAPDGSMFAVGTEIHLVNRMAKLFEGRKKIITLDDSGCLCTTMYRISPQHLAWALENLLEGNVVNRIKVDDEVKQWARVALDRMLEIKV, encoded by the coding sequence GTGAGCGTTGTCGAAGACGTATTAGAACCCGCGCAGGCGGAAGCCTGTTCGTTGGATAACTATCTTTCCCAGCCAGACCACACCATGGATGCCCGTATTGCGACAGCCCGCCAAAAGCTGGGCAAGTCGACCGTGATCCTGGGGCATCACTATCAGCGTGACGAGGTCATTCGCTTTGCGGACTTTACCGGCGACAGCTACAAACTAAGCAAAATTGCCGCGGAGACCGATGCCAGGTACCTGATCTTCTGCGGTGTGCACTTTATGGCCGAAAGCGCCGATGTTCTGGGCAAGGGGCACCAGCAGGTGATTCTGCCTGACCTGAACGCCGGCTGCTCCATGGCCGATATGGCCGAGATTGGCCAGGTAGAAGATTGCTGGGAACAGCTGGAGCGCGCCGGCATTGCCGGTGAGGTCATGCCGTTGACCTACATGAACTCCTCCGCAGCCATTAAGGCTTTCTGCGGCGAGCGTGACGGGTTGGTCTGCACCTCGTCCAATGCTCCGGGTGCGTTCAACTGGGCCTTTGCCCGCAAGGAAAAGATTCTGTTCCTGCCTGACCAGCACCTGGGCCGCAACACCGCCTTTGCCATGGGTATCGGCCTGGACGAGATGGTGGTCTGGGACCCCTGGGTGATCGGCGGCGGAGTCTCCCCGGCAAAATTGAAGGCTGCGAAGGTCATCCTGTGGAAGGGCCACTGCTCCGTACATCAGCGTTTTCTGCCATCGCACGTGGACAATGTCCGAGCGGCGTATCCCGGTATCCAGGTGGTGGTTCACCCGGAGTGTCGCTGGGAGGTCTGCCAGAAGGCGGATGCGACCGGCTCCACGGAAAAACTTATTGAGTTGATCGAACGCGCTCCTGACGGCTCCATGTTCGCAGTCGGCACCGAGATCCACCTGGTGAACCGCATGGCCAAGCTCTTTGAGGGGCGCAAGAAGATCATCACACTGGACGACTCAGGCTGCCTGTGCACGACCATGTACCGCATCAGCCCGCAGCACCTGGCCTGGGCGCTGGAAAACCTGCTGGAGGGCAACGTGGTCAACCGCATCAAGGTGGACGACGAGGTCAAGCAGTGGGCGCGGGTCGCTCTGGACCGGATGCTGGAGATCAAGGTGTAA
- a CDS encoding DUF2203 domain-containing protein, which yields MRTFTLSEAQTMLPVLESLLKRAQASAELASQVEGELQDLSQRIFLNGGMHVDIAAVARRRGQREKAVQEAKDTLAEIDAIGVQVKDLDSGLLDFPFQLEDRVVLLCWKQGETSITHWHTMESGFAGRQPLDERFTRGEKLH from the coding sequence ATGCGGACATTCACTCTCTCGGAAGCGCAAACCATGTTGCCGGTGCTGGAAAGCCTGTTGAAACGGGCGCAGGCCAGTGCGGAACTGGCGTCGCAGGTGGAGGGCGAATTGCAGGATCTTTCGCAGCGCATCTTCCTGAACGGAGGCATGCACGTCGATATTGCCGCCGTGGCCCGCCGCCGCGGACAGCGCGAGAAGGCCGTGCAGGAGGCCAAAGACACCCTGGCCGAGATCGACGCCATCGGTGTGCAGGTCAAGGACCTGGACTCCGGCCTGCTCGATTTTCCGTTCCAACTGGAAGACCGCGTGGTGTTGTTGTGCTGGAAGCAGGGCGAGACTTCGATCACGCACTGGCACACGATGGAATCCGGCTTCGCCGGACGCCAGCCGCTGGACGAGCGGTTTACACGCGGTGAGAAGCTGCACTAA
- a CDS encoding Fur family transcriptional regulator, with product MISFRELCQEHGIAVTHQRQVLFEIMQGMHGHPSPEEVYARVKKKIPAISLATVYKNIHLFVESGIFREVSMHHGTLRVEMNSRPHHHMVCTECKAISDIDEAELGLLPSHTTLPGGFLVERYAVDVIGICPECQAKTQVH from the coding sequence TTGATCAGTTTCCGCGAGTTGTGCCAGGAGCACGGCATCGCAGTAACGCACCAGCGTCAGGTCTTGTTTGAGATCATGCAGGGCATGCACGGACACCCTTCTCCGGAAGAGGTGTACGCCCGCGTGAAGAAGAAGATTCCCGCGATCAGCCTGGCGACGGTCTACAAAAATATCCACCTGTTTGTGGAAAGCGGCATCTTCCGCGAAGTGAGCATGCACCATGGCACGCTGCGCGTGGAGATGAACAGCCGGCCGCATCACCATATGGTCTGCACGGAGTGCAAGGCAATCTCGGATATCGATGAAGCCGAGCTTGGACTTCTGCCCTCGCACACAACGCTGCCCGGCGGGTTCCTCGTCGAGCGGTACGCGGTCGATGTCATTGGCATCTGCCCGGAGTGCCAGGCAAAGACGCAGGTCCACTAG
- a CDS encoding peroxiredoxin codes for MLQIGEKFPNFSVTATVSRDNAKAFETITEESYPGKWKLYFFWPKDFTFVCPTEIAGFGKLNQEFADRDCQILGGSTDSEFVHLAWRNNHEDLKELPFPMLADIKRDLVGQLGIIDPDGGVAQRATFLVDPNNVIQFVYVTAGSVGRNPQEVLRVLDALQTDELCPCNWTKGEATLTV; via the coding sequence ATGCTTCAGATTGGCGAGAAGTTCCCTAACTTTTCTGTGACCGCTACTGTCAGCCGCGACAACGCCAAGGCGTTTGAGACCATTACCGAGGAATCGTACCCCGGCAAGTGGAAGCTGTACTTCTTCTGGCCGAAGGATTTCACCTTCGTATGCCCGACGGAGATCGCCGGCTTTGGCAAGCTGAACCAGGAGTTTGCGGACCGTGACTGCCAGATCCTCGGCGGCTCCACTGACTCCGAGTTCGTGCACCTGGCGTGGCGCAACAACCACGAGGACCTGAAGGAACTGCCCTTCCCCATGCTGGCCGACATCAAGCGTGACCTGGTGGGTCAGCTCGGCATCATCGATCCCGATGGCGGCGTTGCGCAGCGCGCCACCTTCCTCGTCGACCCCAACAACGTGATCCAGTTTGTCTACGTCACCGCCGGTTCGGTGGGACGTAACCCACAGGAGGTTCTGCGTGTTCTGGACGCTCTGCAGACCGACGAACTGTGCCCCTGCAACTGGACCAAGGGCGAAGCGACCCTGACGGTCTAA
- a CDS encoding carboxymuconolactone decarboxylase family protein, with translation MALDDLINGLPAYAKDLKLNFSTLVRQNTELTPQQLWGTVVSTAIATRNPDLTAATIEEAAKVLSPVALDAAKAAAAIMGMNNIYYRFHHLTENEKYATLPARLRMNVLRTHNVDHVDFELWCLAVSAVNACGKCVSSHENVVRQKGMTEEVVNAAIRVTSIVHAIGVVLDSEKASPTPAA, from the coding sequence ATGGCTTTGGATGATTTGATCAACGGGCTTCCCGCGTATGCGAAGGACCTGAAGCTGAATTTCAGCACGCTGGTTCGCCAGAACACGGAACTGACTCCGCAGCAGTTGTGGGGCACCGTGGTGAGCACGGCCATCGCCACGCGCAACCCGGATCTGACCGCGGCCACGATTGAGGAAGCAGCCAAGGTGCTCTCGCCCGTTGCGCTGGATGCGGCCAAGGCTGCCGCGGCGATCATGGGTATGAACAATATCTACTATCGCTTCCACCACCTGACGGAGAACGAGAAGTACGCCACCCTGCCGGCTCGCCTGCGCATGAACGTGCTGCGCACGCACAACGTGGACCACGTGGATTTTGAGTTGTGGTGCCTGGCAGTTTCTGCCGTGAATGCCTGCGGCAAGTGCGTCAGCTCGCATGAGAACGTGGTGCGCCAGAAGGGTATGACGGAAGAGGTGGTCAACGCCGCTATCCGCGTGACCAGCATCGTGCACGCCATTGGCGTGGTTCTGGATTCTGAGAAGGCGAGTCCTACGCCTGCAGCGTAA
- a CDS encoding M28 family peptidase, translating to MLMSFRMTFGAAALLTLSTCLLDAQTPQTALEQEVRADMNFLASDALDGRGSATRDEHIAAQYAASVFQGLGLQPGSNGSYLQKAPVELPERAKTRIEQKLAPADRFETWNAVAILPGTDAKLKSEVILLTAHLDHLGLAKTPVNGDAIYNGADDDASGTTAVLNLARYLAHGKPPKRTVVFALFGTEELGGFGARAFLAHPPVPITDIVANLEFEMIGRPDSAVPEGTLWLTGFERSSLGPELAKHGAHLVQDPHPKEQFFMRSDNYGLALEGIIAHTVSSFGLHTDYHQVTDELTTIDFKHMTAAIASMEGPVQWLINTNWKPAWNPGGKPEKKQ from the coding sequence ATGCTTATGAGCTTCCGCATGACCTTTGGCGCTGCCGCGCTGCTGACCCTGTCGACCTGCCTGTTGGACGCGCAAACCCCGCAAACCGCTCTGGAACAGGAGGTGCGTGCCGATATGAATTTTCTGGCTTCGGACGCCCTGGACGGACGTGGCTCAGCCACACGCGACGAACATATCGCCGCACAGTACGCCGCCTCCGTCTTCCAGGGCCTGGGCCTGCAGCCCGGCTCCAACGGAAGCTATCTCCAGAAAGCCCCGGTCGAACTCCCCGAGCGCGCCAAGACCCGCATCGAGCAGAAACTTGCCCCCGCCGACCGCTTTGAGACATGGAACGCCGTCGCTATCCTTCCCGGAACCGACGCAAAGCTGAAGTCCGAAGTGATTCTGCTGACCGCCCACCTGGATCACCTGGGCCTGGCAAAAACGCCTGTCAATGGAGACGCGATCTACAACGGAGCGGATGACGACGCCTCCGGCACCACCGCCGTTCTGAACCTGGCCCGCTACCTTGCCCACGGCAAGCCGCCTAAGCGCACCGTCGTCTTCGCGCTGTTTGGCACGGAAGAGCTGGGCGGCTTTGGAGCACGCGCCTTTCTGGCGCATCCCCCCGTTCCCATTACGGATATCGTGGCTAACCTGGAGTTCGAGATGATTGGCCGTCCGGACTCGGCCGTGCCCGAAGGCACCCTGTGGCTTACCGGCTTTGAGCGCAGCTCGCTTGGCCCGGAACTGGCCAAACACGGCGCCCACCTGGTGCAGGACCCGCACCCCAAGGAGCAGTTCTTCATGCGCAGTGACAACTACGGTCTCGCGCTGGAAGGCATCATCGCTCACACCGTCTCCAGCTTCGGTCTGCACACGGACTACCACCAGGTCACCGACGAGCTGACCACCATCGACTTCAAACACATGACCGCCGCCATCGCCAGCATGGAAGGCCCCGTGCAATGGCTGATCAACACCAACTGGAAGCCCGCCTGGAACCCGGGCGGCAAGCCGGAGAAGAAACAGTAA